The following proteins are encoded in a genomic region of Vidua macroura isolate BioBank_ID:100142 chromosome 10, ASM2450914v1, whole genome shotgun sequence:
- the PDCD1 gene encoding LOW QUALITY PROTEIN: programmed cell death protein 1 (The sequence of the model RefSeq protein was modified relative to this genomic sequence to represent the inferred CDS: inserted 1 base in 1 codon) yields MWQVPKKSPHPLLKCLVSPFGDIKPQGGKASLLPCCVRQRTSCRCGEGSTESXGATQHTRHSTSRLPGQGTQRLSMAPGASKKSWGSVEVALADLCVILLCCGPMLTCCRRVTIFPAVLTLPEGDKATFFCNISTENDSGSEYSLNWYRETHHSQAQKTAEISRYKPMTETEKYRLINHTPVFEIEILNLHQNDSGSYYCGLITFYEPNKVMESNRSQLIVTAAPQINATDELEMEEGNPSEHIKAMLLGILLLAGVVVLLIFGYIAFTYRRGDVQKPPRESMPVKEDKLPVVSISTVDYGVLEFQRDQSSPVPPRTQPVEQTEYATIIFPEEKPVTPERGKKHLNERTRQLPSQPC; encoded by the exons ATGTGGCAAGTGCCAAAGAAGTCTCCCCACCCCTTGCTCAAGTGCCTGGTGTCACCATTTGGGGACATAAAGCCTCAAGGTGGAAAAGCCTCCTTGCT CCCTTGCTGTGTACGACAGAGAACAAGCTGCCGCTGCGGGGAAGGAAGCACGGAGA CAGGAGCGACACAGCACACACGGCACAGCACCTCCcgcctgcctgggcaggggacACAGCGGCTCAGCATGGCTCCAGGTGCCTCGAAGAAGTCGTGGGGCAGCGTGGAGGTGGCCCTGGCTGACCTCTGTGtcatcctgctctgctgtgggccCATGCTGACCTGCTGCCGCCGAG TGACCATCTTCCCAGCAGTGTTAACTCTCCCTGAAGGTGACAAAGCCACTTTCTTCTGCAATATCTCTACGGAGAATGACTCTGGTTCAGAGTACAGCCTCAACTGGTACAGGGAAACCCACCACAGCCAAGCCCAAAAAACTGCTGAGATCAGCCGATACAAGCCCATGACGGAGACAGAGAAGTACCGGCTCATCAACCACACTCCTGTCTTTGAGATTGAGATCCTGAACCTCCACCAGAATGACTCAGGCTCCTACTACTGTGGATTGATCACCTTCTATGAGCCCAATAAAGTGATGGAGAGCAACCGGTCCCAGCTGATAGTCACAG CAGCCCCCCAGATAAATGCTACTGATGAGCTGGAGATGGAGGAAGGCAACCCCTCAGAGCACATCAAGGCCATGCTCCTGGGCATCCTCCTGCTGGCTGGAGTGGTTGTGCTGCTGATCTTTGGCTACATCGCCTTCACATACAGGAGAGGAG ATGTGCAGAAACCACCAAGGGAAAGCATGCCAGTG AAGGAAGACAAGCTCCCTGTGGTGTCCATATCCACTGTGGATTACGGTGTGCTGGAGTTTCAGAGGGACCAGAGCAGCCCGGTGCCCCCCAGGACTCAGCCAGTTGAGCAGACTGAATACGCCACCATCATCTTCCCTGAGGAGAAACCTGTCACGCCGGAGCGCGGCAAGAAACACCTGAATGAGAGGACTCGACAGCTGCcatcacagccctgctga
- the DYNLT2B gene encoding dynein light chain Tctex-type protein 2B has translation MGELGPDEGAENTYSLRPGLQHRFKSSTVKECIRAILKEKLANVQYIPEEMPELTKSLSDTIKDRLKEEGFDRYKMVVQVVIGEQRGEGVNMAARCFWDADTDSCAHDVFMNDSLFCVVAAFGCFYY, from the exons ATGGGCGAGCTGGGCCCGGACGAAGGAGCCGAGAACACGTACAGCCTGCGGCCCGGCCTCCAGCACCG ATTTAAGTCGTCCACAGTAAAAGAATGCATCCGTGCGATACTGAAGGAGAAGCTGGCCAATGTACAGTACATCCCAGAAGAAATGCCTGAGCTTACAAAGTCTTTATCAGACACAATAAAAGACAGACTGAAAG aagAGGGATTTGACAGGTACAAGATGGTGGTGCAGGTTGTCAttggagagcagagaggagaaggagtGAA CATGGCTGCACGATGTTTCTGGGATGCTGACACGGACAGCTGTGCTCACGACGTGTTCATGAAC GACAGCCTGTTTTGTGTTGTGGCTGCATTTGGCTGCTTCTACTATTGA